GAAGGAAATTTAGGACAAATTCAACTTCTTCTTTGTTCTTTGGTGGCCTTCCGAGAATTTGAACACACAGGTCTGCAATGCTAAAAGTACTCGTCACGTATTCTCTTTGCTTCAGTCTCTGTTCAAGGTTGTACATTGCCTGTATTACCCTAGGATCCCTTATGTCGGAAACCTCTTCGGTTGATTTTATCTTTACGTATATGAGAGCTGAACCTCCTGCTCCAAATTCGTTCTGCAGTGTGAAATAGCTTTTAACAGCTTCTAAATCGCTTGGTAGCTGCTTTGATAGATCACTTTCAAATCTAAGCTGAGTTAACCCATAAGCTGAGAGTATCAGGAGGAATAGGGTGATTACAGCCAGTGAGTGCCTATACACTACTATTACCTTAGCCACTTTCCTTAGCATTGGTACTCACCGAACTTTCGGAAATTTCCGAAAGTTTTATAATTTCCAAAATTTAAAAACATTATGGTGGTCATTTATGGGCATTGAAGAGGCAAAGAAGATAATAATGGAGACATTTGCAAACACGGCGAGGAGATTGGGTCAGAGCGAGCTCATAGGTTACATTTATGGTGCCTTGTTTTTAGCTAAAGAACCCTTAAGCTTGAGTGAAATCTCTTCAATAACGGGTTATTCTCTCTCACACGTTAGTTCTGCCATGAAAGTTCTGGAGGGAGTTGGGCTTGTTCAGAGGATTAAGAAGCCGGGTGATAGGAAAGCCTACTTCATTGCAACGAAAAACTTCGGAGAGTGGAGAAGCTCTGCGTTCTATGAAAATATACTGAGAGATATAGAGGAGACTAGAGAAAACCTTCTCAAAGCTCTGAAAGAAGTTGAGAACGATGATAGTGAGGAAGCAAAAGAAATCAGGGAAAAGATACAGATGGCGTTGAAGAGGAATGAAATAGCAAAAAAGCTATTGTCAATAGTGATGAAGTTCAAATCAGAAGAAGAGCTCCTTGAAACTCTCGAAAAGTGTTTAGAAAAAAATTAAGGTCAGCCAGGAATCCGGTCATCCCCTTTCAGTATCGGATGGCGCTCATCATTCCATTAAAAATATGGTGTTAGGACTTTAAAAGGTTTTTAATTTCCTCACTCACTTTCTCTAAGCTGATTTCCTTTTGTTCACCGCTTTCCATGTCTCTGACCGTGACAACGCCCTTCTCGAGATCCTTTTTTCCAACTATTATTGTAAGTCTTACCCCAATTCTGTTTGCATAGTCCAATGCTTTTCTCAACTTTCTTCCCATTAGCTCTACTTCTGTCTTTATGCCACTCTTTCTGAGGGAAGCTGCTATCATTATTGCCTCTTTGTTTACTCCCCCTACGGGAACAACGTAAACATCTGGACTCAGTCTAGGTTGCGGTATTAACCCCTTCCACTCGAGAATTGGGATTAGCCTTTCAATTCCAATTGCAAAACCTGTGGCGGGGGTTGGTTTTCCTCCAAAGACCTCTATAAGATTGTCATACCTTCCTCCTCCCCCTATGGAGCCTATCCCCAGTTCATTGGGAGCAATTGCTTCAAAGACTATACTGGTGTAGTAGTCAAAGCCCCTCGCTATACCAAGATCTATTCTGATCCATTTAGACACTCCATAGGCATCAAGCAGGTCTATAAGGGAATATAGTTTTTTGATTTCTTTCTTAGCTTCTTCACTTGTAAATAGCTCTTCAGCTTTTGGTAGAACTTCACTGGCCTTGCCCTTTATTTCTATAAGGCTTAGAACTTTCTCGATTTTTGCTTCATCAAGGCCAAACTTTTTGAGCTCTTCTACGAACTCTTCCCTCGTCAGCTTGTCTTTCTTATCTATTATTCTCATTAATCCTATATCGTCTTTAACTCCAAGCATCTTGGCGAATTCGTCTAAAAGTATCCTATCTCCTATGTTGACTGTGAAATCTCTAAGCCCAGTAGAGAGATAGCTTTCAACGAATAAGCTTATCACCTCTGCATCTGCCTCTATTTTTTCACTCCCTATCAGTTCTACTCCCGCCTGCCAGAACTCTCTGTACCTTCCGCTCTGGGGCTCTTCATATCGGAACATGTTTGCTATGTAGTACCATTTTATTGGCTTTGGGGCGTTCTGAAATGAGTTAACATATAATCTCGCAACGCTTGAGGTCATGTCCGGTCTTAGAGAAACGTCTCTTCCTCCTTTATCCTTAAATGCGTAAAGTTGCTTAACTACTTCCTCACCACTTCTAAGCTCGAAAAGCTTTGTGTATTCCATCACTGGAGTTAGAATTTCTTTAAAATTGTACCTCTCAAAAACCTGCCTTATTCTCTCAAATACCCATCTTCTCTTTACCATATCTTCGGGTAGGAAGTCTCGAGTTCCCTTAACCCTCTCTATCATCTTAATCTCCCGTTGCCCTTACCCAAATCTAAATAAAAATCTTCTGAATATTGTAATATGTCCGAAAACTTTTATATGCATGAAATATAAAATATTGGCTGGTGGTTCTTATGGGAAAGCTTGACTGGATAAAAGAGGAACTTGAAGAACTTAAGAAGAAAGGCCTTTATGTGACTATTAGAGTCGTACAGAGCGCTCAGGGGCCATGGATAATTGTCAACGGGAAGAAAGTTTTGAACATGTGTTCAAACAATTATCTCGGCTTAGCCGCACATCCAAAGATTAAGGAGGCAGCAATAAGGGCCATTCTGGATTATGGAGTAGGTGCTGGGGCTGTTAGAACGATAGCTGGAACAATGGATCTCCACGTTGAACTCGAGGAGAAGCTTGCGAAGTTCAAGAAGAGAGAAGCCGCGATACTCTTCCAAAGCGGTTACAATGCTAATCTTGGAGCAATAAGTGCCCTCCTAAGGAAAGGTGAGGATGGTGTATTCCTTAGTGAGGAGTTGAATCACGCAAGCATAATTGATGGAATGAGGCTTAGTGGAGCACCAAAGGTAATCTACAAGCACCTTGACATGGATGATCTGAAGAAGAAGTTAGAAGAAAACAAGGACAAAAAGAAGAAGATAATAGTTACCGATGGTGTCTTTTCAATGGATGGTGACCTTGCTCCACTCCCAGAAATAGTTGAGCTTGCCGAGCAGTATGATGCAATAGTTTATGTTGATGACGCACATGGGGAAGGAGTACTGGGGGATCATGGAAGGGGAATAGTTGACCACTTCAACCTCCACGACAAAGTTGACTTCGAAATGGGAACCCTCAGTAAGGCCTTTGGAGTAATAGGAGGGTATGTTGCCGGCCCCGAAGAAGCCATTGAGTACTTAAAGCAGAGGGCTAGGCCGTTCCTGTTCTCAAGTGCAATGAACCCACCAGACGTTGCTGCCGCGATAGCCGCTGTTGAAATCCTCCAGAAAAGTGATGATCTCGTTAAGAAGCTTTGGGACAACACTCACTACTTACAGAAAGGATTACGTGATCTTGGCTATGATCTTGGAAACACCAAGCATCCAATAACTCCTGTTATGCTTTATGATGAGAAGCTTGCCCAGGAGTTCTCAAGGAGACTGTTTGAAGAGTACAACATATTCGCACAGGCAATTGTGTATCCAACGGTTCCACTTGGCACGGCAAGAATAAGGCTCGAACCCTCTGCCGCACACACAAAGGAAGATCTTAAGCTTGTTATAGATGCCTTTGAGGATCTTGGAAAGAAGACCGGATTTTTGAAGTGACTATCCTTCTTTCTTACAAATTATTCTTTTAAACATCATCTCAGGTATTGAAAGTGCATATTCCTTTCCATTAACCTCAAGAACTACCTTAGGCTTAAACACCAATCCAGATACCTCCTTTTCTATTAGGACATATATTACAAGTATCCTCTTGCTTTTTGGAGGCATTGTTTTTGGAAGATCTCTTGGTTCTGCAGGAACACTAAAAATACTTTCATTCCAAAATCCAAAAGCAAGTATCTTTACGCCTTTTATTGGAAAAACAACATCTTTAATTTTGATTGTTTTGTTGGTTGGATTGATAATTTCGGCTGTGTATGGAATTAGGTATGGTTCATCAACATAGAGGGTTATTGATGTTGTTACGTTGTTTGTGAAAATAACTGGATAGCTACTTCCAAATTCAACTTTAATGTCGACTTTTGTTGAAGCTTTCGATGCATTTGAGACTGCAAGGATATTCCCTTGTACCTCTCCGGTGGGCTTTATTATTATACTCTTCTCCAATTCGCCAGCTTTTATATCCATGTCTGTAGGCTTTGCTATTTCTTTGATGTTTTGAAATTTTATTTCAACACTCTCTTCATTCTCTAAGCACCAGTGAACTTCTAGCCTTAGGAACTCCTCCGTGGTCAAGTACGCATACCCGATTATCTGATGTGGTTGAAGTCGATGGTTCTCCTCTTCAGTTAAGTAGGGTTGGAGGGTATGAATGAAGATAAGACCCAGGATAATAAGGAGTGATACCATGAACACCTTTAACTTCAAGGATCTTCCCTCCTTTGCGGGGTGGAAGCCTTGCCCTTTAGGGCGGGGAGGAGGTCAGCCTTTAGGAGAGATTAAAACTTCGTCCATTCAATTTTGTAATATACTATATCATTGTCCTCATCAACGATTGCCATTATCATGCTCTTCCTAACTCCGTGAGCAACTCTTGCCCTTGCCGTAATGTCGTTTGGTGAAAGTTTTTGGTTTTCCCTGAGAACCCAAATTAACCAGTCTGAATGCTCAGCTCCTTTTCTATAAACCCTAAAATGCGATCCAAACTTAAGGCCAGATTTGACAATATATCCCCTATCCCTAAGATCCTTGTAGACGAGAAACTTGATATCAAAGTCTTCATCCCTTTTCTTTCCTAGGGAAAACACTTCATCAAAGGTGAGTTCTCTTCCATTGTCTAAAACTTTAATCCATCCCCTTTCTATAAGGTATGCTGCCTCAATTAGGGATAGAAATAGCCTTTTTCCTTTTACCTCTCCATAACCTCTGTTGTTATGAAGCTGATTTATGGCCTTCTCTCTCTCGCTGTAAACTCTGTCTCCACTTAAGTAGAATTCTATGACCTTCTTCATGCAAGTTTCACCCTCTCCCAATCCTCTGGCCTTAATATCATATAATATGCATCTTCTCCGTCGGAATAGTAGCTTATTATCCTTTTGACTATTTTAAAGCCAAGCTTTTTGTAGAGGTTTATTGCTCTCTCATTACTTACTCTAACTTCAAGCCCTATCCACCTTGCTCCCTTCTTGAACAGCTTATTTATAACGGCAACCATTAGGGCCTTTCCTATTCCATTCCCTCTATAATCTGGATGAACTGCTATGCTCATTATATGACCTTCCATATCCGGCTTTAAATAGCCCATAACGTAACCTATAACCTGGCCGTTATACTCAGCTACAAGAAAAGTTTCAGGGTTTGATTCGAGGAATGTGAGGAACAGTCCTCTTGGGTATTTCTCCCTGAATGATAGATGTTCTATTCTCATGATGTATGCTATGTCAAATAACTTAGCTGGTCGTATAGTAACAAGAGCTATTGGGATTTTTCTTTTGGGTCTTGATTCTGGGGAGGCAACGTCTTCCATGTTTAAAGTTTAGTTTGGGAGACTTTTAAGTTCATCTCTTATACATCTTCTGATCCTTAATACTCACAAATATTAAAATATGAGAGCAAAAGCATAAATTTTGGCGGTGGTTGGGAATGCATGAGTTGTATACAGTCCTCGCCAGATATTATGATTCAATATATCGGAGAAGGATTGAGGAGATAAGGTTGGAGATTGACTTTCTGGAGGAGATATTTAAGAACGATGCCGAACGAGAAGTTAGGAGAGTTCTTGATCTGGCATGTGGGACAGGTATTCCGAGTCTAGAGCTAGCGAGGAGGGGATATGAGGTTGTTGGGGTTGATCTGCATGAGGAAATGCTTAAGATAGCTAGGGAAAAAGCAAAGTCATTGGGACTCAACATAAGGTTTATCAGGGAAGATGCTCTTAAGATTAGCTTTTCAGAAGAGTTTGATGCCGTGACAATGCTATTTTCAAGCATAGCATACTTCGATGAGGACAGTCTTGTTGAGTTGCTCCGCAGGGTTTACAAGGCCCTAAGAGAGGGAGGTGTATTTGTGGCAGATTTTGGTATGTGGTTCTCTGTTAAATCTAACCATCCTGTAATCTGGAGTGAGTTTCATGGAGAAGAAAAACTTATACTCATTGATTGGAGGGAAGTTTTCCCTGGAATCCAAAAGATGAGGTTTAGGAGAGTTGTTCAGATTATAAAACCTGATGGAACAACTAAATCATTTCTTGTGGATGATGAGCTTAATCTTTACACTCCTAGGGAGATGAGCCTTATAGGGAAGACGATTTTTAAAAAGGTTAGTATATATTCGGATTATCAAAGAAAGCTGTCCGAGAGACCCAGGAGGATATGGGCAGTTTTCATTAAATGATTTGTTGAACTTTACTTAAACGAAATACTTTTCAGAGCTAACTTTCTTTAAATCTCTTAGGTGGGAAGGATGATAAAAACAAGAATGTTTGAGGAGGAAGGCTGGATTAGGAAGACTTGCAAAGTTTGCGGTAAACCCTTCTGGACGCTGGATCCAGACAGGGAGACGTGTGGCGATCCTCCATGTGACGAGTACCAGTTCATAGGGAAGCCAGGAATTCCAAAGAAGTATACATTGGATGAAATGAGAGAGAAGTTCCTGAGCTTCTTTGAAAAGAAGGGGCATGGAAGAGTGAAAAGATATCCAGTACTTCCAAGGTGGAGGGATGATGTCCTTCTTGTTGGAGCTTCAATAATGGATTTTCAGCCTTGGGTCATAAGTGGGGAAGCTGACCCACCCGCTAACCCATTGACAATAAGTCAGCCTTCAATAAGATTTACCGACATAGATAACGTTGGAATAACAGGGAGGCACTTTACGATATTTGAAATGATGGCTCACCATGCATTCAACTATCCTGGGAAGCCAATATACTGGATAGATGAAACTGTGGAGCTAGCATTTGAATTCTTCACCAAGGAACTGAAGATGAAACCTGAGGACATCACGTTTAAAGAGAATCCATGGGCGGGTGGAGGAAACGCTGGACCAGCTTTTGAAGTTCTTTACAGGGGGCTTGAGGTTGCTACCCTAGTGTTTATGCAGTACAAAAAAGCTCCAGAAAACGCTCCCGAGGATCAGGTGGTTATAATAAAGGGAGAGAAGTACGTTCCAATGGAAACCAAAGTTGTCGATACTGGATATGGACTAGAAAGGCTCGTTTGGATGAGCCAGGGAACTCCAACAGCTTACGATGCCGTTCTTGGCTATGTTGTAGAACCTCTGAAGAAGATGGCAGGAGTTGAAAAAATAGATGAGCGCATTTTGATGGAGAACTCTAGACTTGCAGGAATGTTTGACATTGAAGACATGGGAGATCTAAGGTATCTCAGAGAACAAGTAGCCAAGAGGGTCGGAATAAGCGTTGACGAGCTGGAGAGACTTATAAGGCCGTATGAGCTAATATACGCCATAGCTGATCACACAAAGGCCCTAACATTCATGTTGGCCGATGGCGTCATCCCCTCCAATGTTAAGGCTGGGTATCTTGCCAGGCTACTCATAAGAAAGAGCATAAGGCATCTGAGAGAGCTTGGGCTTGAAGTTCCATTGTCGGAGATCGTTGCAATGCACATAAAGGAGCTACACAAGACCTTCCCAGAGTTCAAGGAGATGGAGGATATAATCCTTGAAATAATAGACATTGAGGAGAAAAAGTATGCTGAAACACTCAGGAGAGGTTCGGATCTTGTTAGAAGAGAGGTTGCAAAGCTGAAGAAGAGAGGGATTAATGAAATTCCTCTTGAGAAGCTGATAACGTTCTACGAAAGCCATGGCCTGACTCCGGAAATAGTCAAAGAAATAGCTGAGAAAGAAGGGGTGAATGTGAAGATTCCAGACAACTTCTACAGTCTGGTGGCAAAAGAAGCTGAAAAGCAAATAAAGGAGGAAGAGAAAGAAATCATAGACTTTGAGCTTGTAAAAGACCTTCCAGATACGAGAACACTGTATTATGAGGATCCCTTCATGAAGGAGTTTGAGGCTAAGGTTCTTAGGGTAGTAGATGACTGGGTAATCTTAGATGCGACTGCGTTCTATCCAGAGGGCGGTGGACAGCCGTATGATACTGGGGTTCTTGAGGTTAATGGAGAAGCAGTTAAGGTCGTTAATGTTCAGAAAGTCGGAAAGGTAATTCTTCACAAAGTCGAGAGGCCAGAGAAGTTCAAGGAGGGAATTAAAGTCAGGGGTAAAATTGACTGGGCCAGGAGAATACAACACATGAGGCATCACACTGGAACGCACGTTCTAATGGGAGCGTTGGTCAGGGTTCTTGGAAAGCACGTGTGGCAGGCAGGTTCACAGCTGAGCACTGACTGGGCGAGGCTGGATATAAGCCACTACAAGAGAATAACGGAAGAAGAGCTGAAGAAGATTGAGGAGCTTGCAAACAGGATCGTCATGGAGAACAGGAAGGTTACTTGGGAATGGCTTCCAAGAACCCAAGCTGAGCAGAAGTATGGATTCAGGCTTTATCAGGGTGGCGTCGTTCCTGGAAGGGAGATAAGGGTTGTGAAGATAGAGGACTGGGACGTTCAGGCCTGTGGTGGAACTCACCTGCCATATACTGGCCTTGTAGGTCCAATAAAGATCCTAAGAACTGAGAGAATTCAAGATGGCGTGGAGAGAATAATATTCGCTTGTGGAGAAGCTGCCGTAAAGGAATGGCAGAGGGAGAGAGATCTCCTTAAGAAGACCAGTCAGATACTTAGAGTTCCACCAGAAAAAGTGCCGGAAACTGCGGAGAGATTCTTCAATGAGTGGAAAGAGGCAAGAAAAGAAGTAGAAAAGCTCAGAAAGGAGCTAGCTAAATTACTAGTCTATGAGCTTGAGGGGAAGGTTGAAAGAGTTGGAGATGTTGAGTTCATAGGGGCTATTGTCGATGGAACAATGGATGATCTGAGAGAAGCTGCCAACAAGCTCAGAAAAGAGAACAGAGTTGTTGTCCTCATAGGTAACCAAGGTCACTTTGTGGTAGCTGTGGGAGATGGTGTCAATCTGAACGCTGGAGAACTTGCAAAGGTTATTACAAGTGTCGCTGGAGGGGGAGGAGGAGGTAAAAAGGAACTAGCCCAGGGAAGGGTAAAAGACATCGGAAAAGCAGAGAATGCTATAAAAGAGATAAGAAAAAGGCTTCTTTAGCTTTCTTCTTTTCTTGGTATTAGCTTTACTTTATACTCTGCATGCCATATTGGCAATTTTGTTGTTTTTATAGTTATGAAATAATCTCCTTCTCCCCTGTAGAGCTTTTCTACATCATCTCTGGGGAGAGTGAATTTCACTATCACTTCAGTATCTTTGGTTATCTCTGTTTTGAATTTCGTCGTTCCCTTGAACTCCTCTCCGTTAATTTTTATCAAGTATTCTGTACCCTCAGGGAATATTATCTCAAATGTAAATCCTGATATTTTCGGTTTTATTGTTAAGGTAAACAATCCCCAGCCGTCATTTTCCACGAAAGTTACTGTCTGATTATTCAGATAGAAGACCTCAGCTGAAGCTTCAACATTTGCTGGAGGTATTTGGGCGGTTTTTAGTGCGTACACTAAAAAAACTAGGAATATCACTAGTATTGCTACGAGCTTCTTGTCCATCTTACACCCCAAATAGACTTTATGCACTTCGCTTTTAAAAGGATAGTCATATTTTGTGGGCAACAAATAGTTTATAAAGGTTCACCACTCATAGTGACTATAGGTGGTAGGGATGGTGAACTTCATATTTGGGATTCACAATCATCAACCTCTTGGAAACTTTGGATGGGTGTTTGAGGAGGCTTATGAAAAGGCATATTGGCCTTTCCTCGAAACACTTGAGAACTATCCAAACATGAAAGTTGCGATTCATATAAGTGGCCCTCTAATAGAGTGGATACAAGAAAACAGGCCGGAATATTTTGATCTACTAAAGAGTCTTGTAAGGAAGGGACAGGTAGAACTTGTTGTCGCCGGTTTTTATGAGCCTGTTCTCGCAGCTATACCGAAGGAAGACCGACTTGAACAGATAAAGCTCATGAAGGAATGGGCAAGGGGGCTAGGATTTGAGGCTAGGGGAGTCTGGCTCACTGAAAGGGTTTGGCAACCAGAGCTAGTCAAAACCCTAAAAGAAAGCGGAATAGAGTACGTGGTGGTTGATGATTACCACTTCATGAGTGCTGGGTTAAGTAAGGAAGACCTATTCTGGCCATACTATACTGAGGATGGAGGAGAAACTATCGTTGTTTTTCCAATCGATGAAAAGCTCAGATATCTAATCCCCTTTAGGCCCGTTGAACAGGTTTTGGATTACCTTCACTCTCTCGATGACGGAGATGAGAGTAAAGTTGCGGTTTTTCATGACGATGGAGAAAAATTTGGAATATGGCCCGGTACTTACGAATGGGTTTACGAGAAGGGTTGGCTCAAGGAATTCTTTGACAAAATCTCAAGTGATGAAAAGATAAATCTCCTTTTGTACACCGAATATTTGGAAAGATTTCGACCTAGGGGCTTAGTTTACCTCCCAATAGCCTCTTATTTTGAGATGAGCGAATGGTCACTCCCAGCTAAACAAGCCCAACTGTTCGTTGAATTCGTGAATGACCTTAGGGTTAGGGGAGTTTTTGAAAAGTACAGGGTTTTCGTTAGAGGAGGAATATGGAAGAACTTCTTTTACAAGTATCCGGAAAGCAACTATATGCACAAGAGAATGTTGATGGTAAGCAAGCTTATCAGGCATCTCCCAGAGGCTAGAAAGTATCTCTTTAGGGCACAATGCAACGATGCATATTGGCATGGTCTATTCGGTGGAATATATCTCCCCCACCTTAGAAGGGCCGTTTGGAGTAATCTCATAAAGGCCAATACATATGCCAAAGTTGGAACCCTGATAAGAGATGTAGACTTTGATGGGCATGAGGAGGTATTCTTGGAAAGTGAAGGCTTTTACGCTGTGTTTAAACCGAGCTATGGAGGATCTCTGGTTGAGTTCTCTTCCAAGAGAAGGTTTGTGAATTACGTTGATGTCCTCCCCAGAAGGTGGGAGCACTACCATGGTTCGCTTGACTCAGCTTATGATGGAGGGGGTGTGGCTAGTATACATGAGCTTGAAAAGAAGCTTCCAGAACATCTCAGAGGAGAGGTCGCGTACGATAAGTTCAGGAGGTTTATGCTTCAAGATCATGTTCTTCCATTGGATATAAATTTTGACGACTTTAGAATGGCAAGATTTACTGAACTTGAGAACTTTCTTGAGGGTAAGTATGACTTTGAGATCTTTGAGAATGGCATAAACCTTTGGAAGGAAGGAGAAAATGTCAAAGTGGAGAAGAGCTTTAGGTTCCTTGAGAACGGTTTCGTCGTTGATTACTCGGTAGAGGGAAGAGAAGTCGTATTTGGCATTGAGCTTAATGTTGCTGTTCAGAGCCTCATGGAGAAACCTGAGGTCATGAAGACAAGGGAACTTCTCGTAGATGACAAGTATGCCATTGGGAAGTTCAAGCTTGAATTTGATAGAGAGGTTGAGCTGTGGAAGTTTCCAGTAAAAACACTGAGTCAAAGTGAGAGCGGTTGGGATCTAATTCAGCAAGGGGTAAGCTATACAATAATTTTAAGGCCAAGTGAGGAAGAAAAAATAAGGATAAAGTTTTTAGAGGTTTGATCCTCGGATAGGGAGGCCCTCATCACCGTTCAGTGCCCGAAAGACACCCTCATCGGATTTAAGATAAACCTTTACTTTCTTCCTTCTAGTAGTCGTGAGGTATAATATTCCCATAACCCAAGCCACCAGGGAGTAGTACCTAAGCTTTATAAATGGATCTTTGAATACCGCAGAGAACATATGCGTTCCCGCAGGCATTTCAACAACAATTAGCCCGGTTCTGTTGTCTCTGAACTTTGGGATCTCTTTTCCATCAATGTAGATGTGCCAATAGGGGTAGTAGGCTACTGAAACTAGGAGAGGAGTTCTTTTGGAGCAGTTTATCTCTGCCTTAACTATCAAATCTGTCATTGAAAAATTACTGTACGTGCATTTCGCTATATCCTCTTCTGCTTTTGAGGACAGTATCATCTCCAACTCTTCTGAAGAGTTCCAATAAAGTGCATGGAAGAGCAGATTACCGCCGAAAAAGTACAGAGTTCCGTTTCCTATCTTCCTCTCTCCTATTAGTATACCTTTTGAAGTATTAATTATTGGGGTCAGGTTGCCCTCGGCAAGGGGGCCGTACCATGCTTTTCCATAATAGTTAAACGGCATTAGTCCTGGAACCTGGGGAATTTTCCTCATCTTCAGCGTTATATTGAACGCTTTACCTCCTGTATCGGGCACCCACACAACTCTCACACCCTTTTTTAAAAGCTCTATGAGGACACTCTCCTCTTCCTTAGTGGGAATTGATGTGTACACAACAACATCCGGGTGAATATCAGCCGGAATCCTTTTGAAATACACGTACGCTTTTGTTGGGATATCATAGAATTTCCCCGCCATAACCATATTTATAGGACTAAAAAACGATGAATTGAGGATAAATATTTCAAAATCTCCAATTTTCATGTCGGGTTTTCTGTTTGGCCTATATACTTTTTCAGTAGAGACGGCTATATAGAATTTTACTGCATATGCCTTTAAATAAACTGTTGGGTCTCCTTTAAGTCCCAGGTATAACATCCTATTGTAACCGTCTTCGGCGGGATTTCCTTCATGATACCAGCCATTTAGGGAGTTCTTCTTTGCTAATATCGCTATAAATGGGAACTGAGAGGCTCCAGACTTGCCGTTAATGAAGAACCTCCAGTCCTCACCCGGTTGTCCATGGAGGTATGTTGCAAGTTCCATGTAGTCCTTATTGAGGGGAGGTACTGCTGGATAGTGGGGCACTGTAACCAGGAGCACCGCTATGAATGTGGTGATGGCTAGTGCCTCTCTAACTTCAAGAATTGCGAGTGGTAGTAGAATTATTAAAAGATCAAGCCATCTATAGGGGGGAATTAATGAAAAAGGCTTATGTGCATAGAGAAAGGAGGTTGGAGAGTAGTACCCGAGGGACAGGTAGAGGGACAGTAGTCCTACTGTTGCGAATCTAACCATCTTCCCTCTCTTCATGAACGACAGGAGTACAAAAAATCCCACAATTAATAAGGAAAATGGAAAATTCAGCATCATGCTCGGATGTATGGAATTTAACTTGAAGAGAAATGTTTTTGAGATCTCCCAGAAATGTGAATACTCTCTGTCAGCAAGGAATGGGATATAAAAGAATGCAGTTAAAGGAAAAACTGTCCCAAGAGTTCTAATCCAGCTACTGGGTTTTATAATATCCGGGAAATATAGTATGAACAGTAAAATGGTCAGGGGTATTAGGATGGAGTGGTGGGAGAGTAAAACTAAGCTAATCAGAATTGAACCTTCAATTATGTTTCTCCATGAACCATTTGCAATCTTTAGTGCTCCTATTATTGTTAGCGGGGATAGAGCTAATGCAAATGTTCTTGGAAAATTTCCTTCCACAATGTTTGAGATTGAAAACGCTACGAGTGTTATGAAAGTTAGGGAAGATAGAAGAGCCCGTGTAGTCTTTTTTCCTAGTGAATAAATCCCCATCCCACCGAGAAAGCTCGCAAATATCAGGGCAGCTCCGTATCCTTTAATGGGCGATCCAAAAAGCCTTCCAAAGAATGCTCCAACCAAATAGGAGAGTGGCGGATAAAATCTCAAGAACGGATAACCTTCGTACCATTCCTTTATCCATGGGGGCCATCCGCTTTCCATAAGTTTTGCTATCTTGAACAGGTGCCCATTTCCATCCGTGGGTAGGGCTGGCGGATAGGGTGCTCTGAGGTAGTATGCATAAACCATTATTGAATATGCAAGAATCACTACCGTTGCGAT
This is a stretch of genomic DNA from Pyrococcus sp. ST04. It encodes these proteins:
- a CDS encoding 6-pyruvoyl-tetrahydropterin synthase-related protein, which translates into the protein MDRKRRGWLLLFRHNKWNKGTYRNAIATVVILAYSIMVYAYYLRAPYPPALPTDGNGHLFKIAKLMESGWPPWIKEWYEGYPFLRFYPPLSYLVGAFFGRLFGSPIKGYGAALIFASFLGGMGIYSLGKKTTRALLSSLTFITLVAFSISNIVEGNFPRTFALALSPLTIIGALKIANGSWRNIIEGSILISLVLLSHHSILIPLTILLFILYFPDIIKPSSWIRTLGTVFPLTAFFYIPFLADREYSHFWEISKTFLFKLNSIHPSMMLNFPFSLLIVGFFVLLSFMKRGKMVRFATVGLLSLYLSLGYYSPTSFLYAHKPFSLIPPYRWLDLLIILLPLAILEVREALAITTFIAVLLVTVPHYPAVPPLNKDYMELATYLHGQPGEDWRFFINGKSGASQFPFIAILAKKNSLNGWYHEGNPAEDGYNRMLYLGLKGDPTVYLKAYAVKFYIAVSTEKVYRPNRKPDMKIGDFEIFILNSSFFSPINMVMAGKFYDIPTKAYVYFKRIPADIHPDVVVYTSIPTKEEESVLIELLKKGVRVVWVPDTGGKAFNITLKMRKIPQVPGLMPFNYYGKAWYGPLAEGNLTPIINTSKGILIGERKIGNGTLYFFGGNLLFHALYWNSSEELEMILSSKAEEDIAKCTYSNFSMTDLIVKAEINCSKRTPLLVSVAYYPYWHIYIDGKEIPKFRDNRTGLIVVEMPAGTHMFSAVFKDPFIKLRYYSLVAWVMGILYLTTTRRKKVKVYLKSDEGVFRALNGDEGLPIRGSNL